In a single window of the Osmia bicornis bicornis chromosome 7, iOsmBic2.1, whole genome shotgun sequence genome:
- the LOC114875390 gene encoding uncharacterized protein LOC114875390 isoform X1 — protein sequence MENEGSPSVIINESPEGIRGWIESVIITASQTSVGQALFKLLDSFLWVVEKSAQWSLPSHEVAAEENGKVFGKIELVRPLPWVLFLPGLVILRIIRVGLNVGAFVLGYPKIQPSGMVKFVQKGRRRLRAFNLKAVKSVRRTTKDKRLTMIEAKKALIRSIRLTLSTLSCLDSSNSSPSPPPTKIHVSKMELEPMATPDEKSTTESVGSPINTKIKRKFSEVSSDNESTDESETETLDTKLERLALESSTDDPDFNPAECSSESSSASSENEVEKEMSLEELVEVQEEAKEFYNNGEEKPVIISLENLKRNSRKDEELGEEVKHVDSSESKLETVSSITNEFINGEISSTIDTRLTVLAEEVLPPASVPAPIPAPASVPAPVPAPAPEVIEKVSPKKSPPQIPAASHSRNFIAKENSSTIPERKGYKHKKPGRRETK from the exons ATGGAGAATGAGGGATCTCCATCCGTC ATCATAAACGAGTCGCCGGAAGGTATACGAGGGTGGATAGAATCGGTGATAATCACAGCATCGCAAACCTCTGTGGGTCAAGCATTGTTCAAACTCCTCGATTCGTTTTTGTGGGTCGTCGAAAAATCCGCGCAATGGAGTTTACCGTCCCACGAAGTCGCAGCAG aaGAGAATGGAAAGGTGTTTGGAAAAATTGAACTGGTCAGACCATTGCCATGGGTCCTTTTTCTACCAGGATTGGTCATCCTTCGCATCATCAGGGTGGGATTGAACGTGGGTGCCTTTGTACTGGGCTACCCAAAAATACAACCAAGTGGAATG gTAAAATTTGTTCAGAAAGGCCGCAGACGATTAAGAGCCTTTAATTTGAAAGCAGTGAAGTCTGTCAGACGTACCACCAAG GACAAGAGATTGACGATGATCGAGGCGAAGAAAGCCCTGATCAGATCTATCAGACTGACTCTGTCGACGTTGTCTTGTCTGGACTCGTCTAACTCGTCGCCGTCGCCTCCACCCACCAAAATTCATGTAAGCAAGATGGAACTTGAGCCG ATGGCTACTCCAGATGAAAAATCAACAACAGAGTCAGTCGGAAGTCCCATAAACACAAAAATCAAGCGGAAGTTCTCCGAGGTGAGTTCCGACAATGAAAGTACTGATGAATCAGAAACTGAAACCCTGGATACAAAACTCGAGAGACTCGCACTGGAAAGTAGCACGGATGATCCTGATTTCAAT CCAGCCGAATGCAGCTCGGAATCAAGCTCGGCGAGTAGCGAGAACGAAGTGGAAAAGGAAATGAGCTTAGAGGAATTGGTGGAAGTTCAGGAAGAAGCTAAAGAATTCTACAACAACGGCGAAGAGAAGCCTGTCATAATATCTCTTGAAAATCTG AAAAGGAATTCGAGGAAAGATGAGGAGTTGGGAGAAGAGGTGAAACACGTGGACAGTTCGG AATCCAAGTTGGAAACGGTCAGCAGCATAACAAACGAATTCATCAATGGAGAAATCAGTTCCACGATTGATACTCGATTGACAG tTCTTGCAGAAGAAGTACTACCACCAGCATCTGTACCAGCACCAATACCAGCACCAGCATCTGTACCAGCACCAGTACCAGCACCAGCACCGGAAGTCATCGAGAAAGTGTCCCCCAAGAAATCACCCCCGCAAATTCCTGCAGCGTCTCATTCACGAAATTTCattgcaaaagaaaattcGTCCACGATTCCAGAAAGAAAAGGTTACAAGCACAAGAAACCAGGCCGAAGGGAAACCAAGTAG
- the LOC114875390 gene encoding actin cytoskeleton-regulatory complex protein sla1-like isoform X2 produces MENEGSPSVIINESPEGIRGWIESVIITASQTSVGQALFKLLDSFLWVVEKSAQWSLPSHEVAAEENGKVFGKIELVRPLPWVLFLPGLVILRIIRVGLNVGAFVLGYPKIQPSGMVKFVQKGRRRLRAFNLKAVKSVRRTTKMATPDEKSTTESVGSPINTKIKRKFSEVSSDNESTDESETETLDTKLERLALESSTDDPDFNPAECSSESSSASSENEVEKEMSLEELVEVQEEAKEFYNNGEEKPVIISLENLKRNSRKDEELGEEVKHVDSSESKLETVSSITNEFINGEISSTIDTRLTVLAEEVLPPASVPAPIPAPASVPAPVPAPAPEVIEKVSPKKSPPQIPAASHSRNFIAKENSSTIPERKGYKHKKPGRRETK; encoded by the exons ATGGAGAATGAGGGATCTCCATCCGTC ATCATAAACGAGTCGCCGGAAGGTATACGAGGGTGGATAGAATCGGTGATAATCACAGCATCGCAAACCTCTGTGGGTCAAGCATTGTTCAAACTCCTCGATTCGTTTTTGTGGGTCGTCGAAAAATCCGCGCAATGGAGTTTACCGTCCCACGAAGTCGCAGCAG aaGAGAATGGAAAGGTGTTTGGAAAAATTGAACTGGTCAGACCATTGCCATGGGTCCTTTTTCTACCAGGATTGGTCATCCTTCGCATCATCAGGGTGGGATTGAACGTGGGTGCCTTTGTACTGGGCTACCCAAAAATACAACCAAGTGGAATG gTAAAATTTGTTCAGAAAGGCCGCAGACGATTAAGAGCCTTTAATTTGAAAGCAGTGAAGTCTGTCAGACGTACCACCAAG ATGGCTACTCCAGATGAAAAATCAACAACAGAGTCAGTCGGAAGTCCCATAAACACAAAAATCAAGCGGAAGTTCTCCGAGGTGAGTTCCGACAATGAAAGTACTGATGAATCAGAAACTGAAACCCTGGATACAAAACTCGAGAGACTCGCACTGGAAAGTAGCACGGATGATCCTGATTTCAAT CCAGCCGAATGCAGCTCGGAATCAAGCTCGGCGAGTAGCGAGAACGAAGTGGAAAAGGAAATGAGCTTAGAGGAATTGGTGGAAGTTCAGGAAGAAGCTAAAGAATTCTACAACAACGGCGAAGAGAAGCCTGTCATAATATCTCTTGAAAATCTG AAAAGGAATTCGAGGAAAGATGAGGAGTTGGGAGAAGAGGTGAAACACGTGGACAGTTCGG AATCCAAGTTGGAAACGGTCAGCAGCATAACAAACGAATTCATCAATGGAGAAATCAGTTCCACGATTGATACTCGATTGACAG tTCTTGCAGAAGAAGTACTACCACCAGCATCTGTACCAGCACCAATACCAGCACCAGCATCTGTACCAGCACCAGTACCAGCACCAGCACCGGAAGTCATCGAGAAAGTGTCCCCCAAGAAATCACCCCCGCAAATTCCTGCAGCGTCTCATTCACGAAATTTCattgcaaaagaaaattcGTCCACGATTCCAGAAAGAAAAGGTTACAAGCACAAGAAACCAGGCCGAAGGGAAACCAAGTAG
- the LOC114875388 gene encoding microtubule-associated protein RP/EB family member 1-like isoform X1 codes for MAVNVYATNVTTENLSRHDMLAWVNDCLQSSFTKIEELCTGAVYCQFMDMLFPGSVPLKRVKFKTNLEHEYIQNFKILQGGFKKMNVDKVIPVDKLVKGRFQDNFEFLQWFKKFFDANYDGREYDAYEARGCIPLGSGVDGTHNLSNPQLVPLPPQSKQMQMQQKHIQQRNIVPRQQQGIATSFNKAPAHRPQVKTGGIGNRGDPGKVEELSAQLMELKMSLEGLEKERDFYFGKLRDIEVMCQDCDNNGDPPPIVQKILEVLYATEEGFAPPEELEGDGLAPDEEEEY; via the exons ATGGCTGTTAATGTATATGCTACAAATGTGACAACCGAAAACTTGAGCCGGCATGATATGCTGGCTTGGGTAAATGACTGTCTGCAATCGTCTTTTACCAAAATTGAAGAACTATGTACCGGAGCTGTTTATTGTCAGTTTATGGATATGCTTTTTCCTGGAAGTGTACCATTGAAGAGGGTAAAATTCAAGACCAACCTCGAGCATGAATATATacagaattttaaaatcttaCAAGGTGGTTTTAAAAAGATGAATGTAGATAAG GTAATACCAGTGGACAAATTAGTAAAAGGCCGCTTTCAAGACAATTTTGAGTTTTTACAATGGTTCAAAAAATTCTTTGACGCAAATTACGATGGCCGCGAGTACGATGCTTATGAGGCTCGTGGCTGTATACCATTGGGTTCTGGTGTTGATGGGACGCATAACTTGTCAAATCCTCAGTTGGTACCTTTACCTCCTCAATCAAAGCAGATGCAAATGCAACAAAAGCATATTCAACAACGTAATATTGTCCCTCGCCAACAGCAGGGTATAGCAACATCGT TTAACAAAGCACCAGCCCATCGTCCACAAGTGAAAACGGGAGGCATTGGAAATCGTGGGGATCCTGGTAAAGTCGAGGAACTCAGTGCACAG TTGATGGAATTGAAAATGTCCCTGGAGGGACTGGAGAAGGAAAGAGATTTCTATTTCGGAAAATTACGCGATATTGAAGTTATGTGCCAAGATTGTGATAACAATGGAGATCCACCACCAATAGTACAGAAAATCTTGGAAGTCCTTTACGCAACGGAG GAAGGATTTGCACCACCTGAAGAATTAGAAGGAGACGGACTCGCGCCAGACGAAGAGGAAGAATACTAA
- the LOC114875388 gene encoding microtubule-associated protein RP/EB family member 1-like isoform X2: MAVNVYATNVTTENLSRHDMLAWVNDCLQSSFTKIEELCTGAVYCQFMDMLFPGSVPLKRVKFKTNLEHEYIQNFKILQGGFKKMNVDKIVPIDRLVKGRFQDNFEFLQWFKKFFDANYSRAEPYDALAMRGGESMGSGGNNAPHGTNAKRTTPRDVNPSKPAGRIGQGSSPPAPATNIKSINKAPAHRPQVKTGGIGNRGDPGKVEELSAQLMELKMSLEGLEKERDFYFGKLRDIEVMCQDCDNNGDPPPIVQKILEVLYATEEGFAPPEELEGDGLAPDEEEEY; the protein is encoded by the exons ATGGCTGTTAATGTATATGCTACAAATGTGACAACCGAAAACTTGAGCCGGCATGATATGCTGGCTTGGGTAAATGACTGTCTGCAATCGTCTTTTACCAAAATTGAAGAACTATGTACCGGAGCTGTTTATTGTCAGTTTATGGATATGCTTTTTCCTGGAAGTGTACCATTGAAGAGGGTAAAATTCAAGACCAACCTCGAGCATGAATATATacagaattttaaaatcttaCAAGGTGGTTTTAAAAAGATGAATGTAGATAAG ATTGTTCCAATTGATAGGCTGGTGAAAGGCAGGTTCCAAGataactttgaatttttacaatGGTTCAAGAAATTCTTTGATGCAAACTACTCCAGAGCAGAGCCATACGATGCACTTGCTATGCGAGGAGGAGAATCTATGGGTAGTGGTGGAAATAATGCACCGCATGGCACTAATGCAAAACGCACAACACCACGTGATGTAAATCCGTCTAAACCAGCTGGTCGTATTG GTCAAGGATCTTCACCTCCTGCACCTGCCACTAACATCAAGTCTa TTAACAAAGCACCAGCCCATCGTCCACAAGTGAAAACGGGAGGCATTGGAAATCGTGGGGATCCTGGTAAAGTCGAGGAACTCAGTGCACAG TTGATGGAATTGAAAATGTCCCTGGAGGGACTGGAGAAGGAAAGAGATTTCTATTTCGGAAAATTACGCGATATTGAAGTTATGTGCCAAGATTGTGATAACAATGGAGATCCACCACCAATAGTACAGAAAATCTTGGAAGTCCTTTACGCAACGGAG GAAGGATTTGCACCACCTGAAGAATTAGAAGGAGACGGACTCGCGCCAGACGAAGAGGAAGAATACTAA
- the LOC114875388 gene encoding microtubule-associated protein RP/EB family member 1-like isoform X3 yields the protein MAVNVYATNVTTENLSRHDMLAWVNDCLQSSFTKIEELCTGAVYCQFMDMLFPGSVPLKRVKFKTNLEHEYIQNFKILQGGFKKMNVDKIVPIDRLVKGRFQDNFEFLQWFKKFFDANYSRAEPYDALAMRGGESMGSGGNNAPHGTNAKRTTPRDVNPSKPAGRIVNKAPAHRPQVKTGGIGNRGDPGKVEELSAQLMELKMSLEGLEKERDFYFGKLRDIEVMCQDCDNNGDPPPIVQKILEVLYATEEGFAPPEELEGDGLAPDEEEEY from the exons ATGGCTGTTAATGTATATGCTACAAATGTGACAACCGAAAACTTGAGCCGGCATGATATGCTGGCTTGGGTAAATGACTGTCTGCAATCGTCTTTTACCAAAATTGAAGAACTATGTACCGGAGCTGTTTATTGTCAGTTTATGGATATGCTTTTTCCTGGAAGTGTACCATTGAAGAGGGTAAAATTCAAGACCAACCTCGAGCATGAATATATacagaattttaaaatcttaCAAGGTGGTTTTAAAAAGATGAATGTAGATAAG ATTGTTCCAATTGATAGGCTGGTGAAAGGCAGGTTCCAAGataactttgaatttttacaatGGTTCAAGAAATTCTTTGATGCAAACTACTCCAGAGCAGAGCCATACGATGCACTTGCTATGCGAGGAGGAGAATCTATGGGTAGTGGTGGAAATAATGCACCGCATGGCACTAATGCAAAACGCACAACACCACGTGATGTAAATCCGTCTAAACCAGCTGGTCGTATTG TTAACAAAGCACCAGCCCATCGTCCACAAGTGAAAACGGGAGGCATTGGAAATCGTGGGGATCCTGGTAAAGTCGAGGAACTCAGTGCACAG TTGATGGAATTGAAAATGTCCCTGGAGGGACTGGAGAAGGAAAGAGATTTCTATTTCGGAAAATTACGCGATATTGAAGTTATGTGCCAAGATTGTGATAACAATGGAGATCCACCACCAATAGTACAGAAAATCTTGGAAGTCCTTTACGCAACGGAG GAAGGATTTGCACCACCTGAAGAATTAGAAGGAGACGGACTCGCGCCAGACGAAGAGGAAGAATACTAA
- the LOC114875420 gene encoding spermatogenesis-defective protein 39 homolog isoform X1, which produces MSSAKDDEDFWYSSEKRSFCFENNEVDQLFGVSKTDTDKLWAGISNTSTSEASLKTTSDYQPLKPMLSVISEKTLSCSMSVKSYTILALDKLQNLQPEPTAVQPDITLRKILLGQSYSLEPYKSLASKTALLDAAIISGDGNAILVIILFLTNTLKRSLVQRILAERPDAVNVYIRYLSTRMQINEMTDILTMLGQTMDAAMKTLHIIIKNTRDPDRLLQKLRNSYKTQFSALNDCKEASFVQSYIQLLEWQTVVKKVDGNEEIELNSSVLDCLRHACKSHWNVAEGTLMSPTRLSQQHDISPRQYQKVALEVRTSAGEWDDVDKLLLTKGWLNSKKLQIHLPIEDILKILQKSKAPSSVLEKYLKYVDNIERRLELARNMHCFRIAIDILVQQADRATLMEYKTKLQPQSEEYFYAESALRLPSIKWKN; this is translated from the exons atgaGTTCTGCTAAAGATGATGAGGACTTTTGGTACAGCAGTGAGAAACGGTCCTTCTGTTTCGAAAACAATgag GTGGATCAATTGTTTGGAGTATCTAAGACTGATACAGATAAATTATGGGCTGGTATTTCAAACACCTCAACATCAGAGGCATCCTTAAAAACTACGAGCGATTATCAGCCACTTAAACCCATGTTATCTGTTATCTCGGAGAAGACACTTTCTTGCAGTATGTCAGTGAAGTCATATACAA TTTTGGCACTCGATAAATTACAGAATCTCCAACCTGAACCAACAGCTGTACAACCAGACATAACGCttagaaaaattttacttGGCCAGTCTTATTCTTTGGAACCATACAAATCGCTTGCCAGCAAAACTGCCTTGTTAGATGCAGCTATAATAAGCGGAGATGGAAATGCAATTTTAGTT attatattatttcttacAAATACTCTTAAGAGATCTTTGGTTCAAAGAATATTAGCGGAAAGACCAGATGCTGTAAATGTTTACATAAGATATCTTTCAACAAGGATgcaaataaatgaaatgacCGATATCTTGAC GATGCTAGGACAAACAATGGACGCTGCT ATGAAAACTTTAcacattataataaaaaatacacgCGATCCTGACAGACTATTACAGAAACTTCGAAATAGTTATAAGACACAATTTTCAgctttaaatgattgtaaagaagCTTCATTTGTTCAATCTTACATACAGTTACTGG AATGGCAAACGGTAGTAAAGAAAGTAGATGGAAACGAAGAAATCGAACTAAATTCATCTGTTCTTGACTGTCTAAGACATGCATGTAAAAGTCATTGGAATGTAGCAGAAGGGACATTAATGTCTCCTACAAGATTATCTCAGCAACACGATATATCTCCTAGGCAATATCAGAAAGTTGCATTAGAAGTTAGAACATCAGCTGGTGAATGGGATGATGTtgataaattacttttaacaaAG GGTTGGCTAAATAGTAAAAAGTTACAAATCCATCTGCCTATTgaagatatattaaaaatattgcaaaaaagCAAGGCACCCTCCAGTgttcttgaaaaatatttgaaatacgTAGACAATATAGAGAGACGATTGGAATTAGCGAGAAATATGCATTGTTTTAGAATAGCAATCGAC ATACTTGTACAACAAGCAGATCGTGCTACATTAATGGAATATAAAACAAAGTTGCAGCCACAATCAGAGGAATATTTTTACGCGGAAAGCGCGTTGCGTTTACCATCAATTAAATGGAAAAACTag
- the LOC114875420 gene encoding spermatogenesis-defective protein 39 homolog isoform X2: MSSAKDDEDFWYSSEKRSFCFENNEVDQLFGVSKTDTDKLWAGISNTSTSEASLKTTSDYQPLKPMLSVISEKTLSCILALDKLQNLQPEPTAVQPDITLRKILLGQSYSLEPYKSLASKTALLDAAIISGDGNAILVIILFLTNTLKRSLVQRILAERPDAVNVYIRYLSTRMQINEMTDILTMLGQTMDAAMKTLHIIIKNTRDPDRLLQKLRNSYKTQFSALNDCKEASFVQSYIQLLEWQTVVKKVDGNEEIELNSSVLDCLRHACKSHWNVAEGTLMSPTRLSQQHDISPRQYQKVALEVRTSAGEWDDVDKLLLTKGWLNSKKLQIHLPIEDILKILQKSKAPSSVLEKYLKYVDNIERRLELARNMHCFRIAIDILVQQADRATLMEYKTKLQPQSEEYFYAESALRLPSIKWKN; the protein is encoded by the exons atgaGTTCTGCTAAAGATGATGAGGACTTTTGGTACAGCAGTGAGAAACGGTCCTTCTGTTTCGAAAACAATgag GTGGATCAATTGTTTGGAGTATCTAAGACTGATACAGATAAATTATGGGCTGGTATTTCAAACACCTCAACATCAGAGGCATCCTTAAAAACTACGAGCGATTATCAGCCACTTAAACCCATGTTATCTGTTATCTCGGAGAAGACACTTTCTTGCA TTTTGGCACTCGATAAATTACAGAATCTCCAACCTGAACCAACAGCTGTACAACCAGACATAACGCttagaaaaattttacttGGCCAGTCTTATTCTTTGGAACCATACAAATCGCTTGCCAGCAAAACTGCCTTGTTAGATGCAGCTATAATAAGCGGAGATGGAAATGCAATTTTAGTT attatattatttcttacAAATACTCTTAAGAGATCTTTGGTTCAAAGAATATTAGCGGAAAGACCAGATGCTGTAAATGTTTACATAAGATATCTTTCAACAAGGATgcaaataaatgaaatgacCGATATCTTGAC GATGCTAGGACAAACAATGGACGCTGCT ATGAAAACTTTAcacattataataaaaaatacacgCGATCCTGACAGACTATTACAGAAACTTCGAAATAGTTATAAGACACAATTTTCAgctttaaatgattgtaaagaagCTTCATTTGTTCAATCTTACATACAGTTACTGG AATGGCAAACGGTAGTAAAGAAAGTAGATGGAAACGAAGAAATCGAACTAAATTCATCTGTTCTTGACTGTCTAAGACATGCATGTAAAAGTCATTGGAATGTAGCAGAAGGGACATTAATGTCTCCTACAAGATTATCTCAGCAACACGATATATCTCCTAGGCAATATCAGAAAGTTGCATTAGAAGTTAGAACATCAGCTGGTGAATGGGATGATGTtgataaattacttttaacaaAG GGTTGGCTAAATAGTAAAAAGTTACAAATCCATCTGCCTATTgaagatatattaaaaatattgcaaaaaagCAAGGCACCCTCCAGTgttcttgaaaaatatttgaaatacgTAGACAATATAGAGAGACGATTGGAATTAGCGAGAAATATGCATTGTTTTAGAATAGCAATCGAC ATACTTGTACAACAAGCAGATCGTGCTACATTAATGGAATATAAAACAAAGTTGCAGCCACAATCAGAGGAATATTTTTACGCGGAAAGCGCGTTGCGTTTACCATCAATTAAATGGAAAAACTag
- the LOC114875425 gene encoding uncharacterized protein LOC114875425, protein TKPKLDITKVRILAFLKALFLPCLWCFYFCSHIFEDDRCVRPSSLVKNAKRYNRFGHEQYLDRGDFNSIGSASRIRRAKYVSFRQNDWIPYTEFSGQDTRTSWIKQKQNERSIFSKRGTARLRCTEGTFRVHSIYGDGNCMFRAISYILWRNEDEHRYLRTMVVQHIKENWQEYGPFVMAEWNISDRQTYCDYMNMVGTFASELECTVATKMYYMNLSIYREINERQELKRVFHNHVSSRYETARLLFTGNSDSGHYDVLFPE, encoded by the exons ACTAAACCTAAACTGGACATCACCAAAGTCCGTATATTAGCATTCTTGAAAGCCCTCTTTTTACCTTGCCTGTGGTGCTTTTATTTCTGCAGCCACATCTTCGAGGACG ACAGATGCGTACGTCCCTCGTCGCTGGTCAAGAATGCAAAAAGGTATAATAGATTCGGACACGAACAGTATTTGGACCGTGGAGACTTTAACAGCATTGGCAGCGCTTCGAGAATTCGACGAGCGAAGTACGTTTCCTTCCGGCAGAACGATTGGATCCCTTACACTGAATTCTCAGGACAAGACACTAGAACCAGTTGGATCAAACAAAAGCAAAACGAGCGTTCTATCTTTTCCAAAAGAG GTACGGCTCGTTTAAGGTGCACCGAGGGCACGTTTCGCGTGCACAGCATTTACGGCGATGGCAATTGCATGTTCCGAGCGATCAGTTACATTCTCTGGCGGAATGAAGACGAGCACCGCTACCTACGTACAATG GTCGTACAACACATCAAAGAAAATTGGCAGGAGTACGGGCCGTTTGTGATGGCCGAATGGAACATATCCGACCGTCAGACGTACTGCGATTACATGAACATGGTTGGCACGTTCGCCAGCGAGCTCGAGTGCACCGTGGCCACGAAGATGTACTACATGAATCTATCGATCTACCGGGAGATCAACGAAAGGCAAGAGCTGAAACGAGTGTTCCATAATCACGTGAGCTCTCGATACGAGACCGCCAGGCTATTGTTCACCGGAAACTCGGACAGCGGTCATTACGACGTTCTGTTTCCCGAATGA